The bacterium DNA segment GAGGGCCAGACCGTCGCGCAACCCGACCGTAGGCTTCCAGCCCAGCGCAAGGATTTTGGAAACATCCAGAAGCTTGCGGGGAGTGCCGTCGGGTTTGGTGGCATCGAAGACGATCTTACCCTTATAGCCGACGGTCTCGCGGATCATGTTGGCCACTTCCATCAGGCTCTGGTCGGTCCCTGAACCCACATTGATCACGTTGGGCGGGTTGGTTACCTCCAACGTCCGCAGGGTGGCGGCAGCCAGGTCGTCCACATACAGGAATTCACGGCGCGGCTTGCCCGTGCCCCACATGATCACTTCGGGGGCATTAGCTTCGCGGGCTTCGTCAAAGCGGCGGATGAGCGCCGGGATCACGTGGGCGTTGTAGGGATGATAATTGTCGCCCGGCCCGTACAGGTTGGTCGGCATGAGGGAGTGATACAGCACCCCGTATTGCTTGCGGTAATACTGACACAATTTAAGCCCTGCGATCTTGGCGATGGCATAGGGCTCATTGGTCGGCTCCAACGGGCTGCTCAACAGGCACTCTTCCTGCATGGGCTGGGGGGCCTCACGGGGGTAGATGCAGGAGCTTCCCAGGAAGAGCAGGCGTTGGATCCCGGCCTGCCAGGACCCATGGACGAGATTCATCGCCATCGCCAGGTTCTGGTAGATGAATTCCGCAGGGTAGGTGCTGTTGGCCCCGATGCCGCCGACCCGGGCCGCGGCCACAATGACGATGTCCGGGCGCTGGGCTTCCAGATACGCCCGGGTGCTGGGCCCATCCGTCAGGTCCAGTTCGGCGCGAGTCCGGGTGAGGATATCCTTAATGCCGTGGGCTTTGAGGGCGCGCAGCAGGGCAGAGCCCACCAGACCCTGGTGGCCGGCTAAGTAAACGCGGGAGTTGGGATTCAGGAGCGGGGGGGTGTTCATGGTGTGTTTCCTTTTTTTCTTTTCGCGCCTTTCGCGTGTTTCGTTGTTGCACTTCCTGGTTCAGGGAAATGGGCCAGCAGGACGGAGGGTGCACTGGACATGGGCGGGGTATCTTCCGCCTGGGCGGCCGCCAGTTCGCGCATGGCCAGTTTGAGATCCTCCTCGATCATCATGGAGACGAGCTCTTTAAAACGGAGGCGGGGCTCCCAGTTCAGTACGCGCTTCGCCTTGGCCGGGTTGCCAACCAGCAGGGCCACTTCCGAGGGCCGCTCGTAACGCGGATCGTGCTGAACATACTCCTGCCAGTTCAGATCCAGGAGACTGAAGGCTTCCTCACAGAATTCACGCACCGAATGGGCTTCATTCGTGGCAATCACGTAATCGTCCGGGCGGTCCTGTTGGAGCATCCGCCACATGGCCTCCACGTAATCACCGGCAAATCCCCAGTCCCGCTGCGCCTCCAGATTGCCGAGAAAGAGCTGGCTTTGAAGCCCCACCTTAATTCGGGTGGCGGCCCGGGTGATTTTGCGGGTGACAAACGTTTCACCCCGTCGCGGGGATTCATGGTTGAACAGGATGCCGTTGCTGGCGTGCAGCTTGTAGGACTCCCGGTAATTCACGGTGAGCCAATAGGCATAAGCTTTAGCACAGGCACAGGGGGAGGCGGGGTGGAAGGGGGTCTGCTCCGTTTGCGGCACCT contains these protein-coding regions:
- the gmd gene encoding GDP-mannose 4,6-dehydratase, with the protein product MKRALITGITGQDGSYLAELLLGKGYEVHGVIRRSSSFNTGRIDHLYCDPHIAESRLTLHYGDLADPVQMVQLVYELQPDEIYHLGAQSHVRVSFDIPEYTGDITGLSTVRILDAIRRAGLQGKTRFYQASSSDMFGQTREVPQTEQTPFHPASPCACAKAYAYWLTVNYRESYKLHASNGILFNHESPRRGETFVTRKITRAATRIKVGLQSQLFLGNLEAQRDWGFAGDYVEAMWRMLQQDRPDDYVIATNEAHSVREFCEEAFSLLDLNWQEYVQHDPRYERPSEVALLVGNPAKAKRVLNWEPRLRFKELVSMMIEEDLKLAMRELAAAQAEDTPPMSSAPSVLLAHFPEPGSATTKHAKGAKRKKGNTP
- a CDS encoding GDP-L-fucose synthase, which produces MNTPPLLNPNSRVYLAGHQGLVGSALLRALKAHGIKDILTRTRAELDLTDGPSTRAYLEAQRPDIVIVAAARVGGIGANSTYPAEFIYQNLAMAMNLVHGSWQAGIQRLLFLGSSCIYPREAPQPMQEECLLSSPLEPTNEPYAIAKIAGLKLCQYYRKQYGVLYHSLMPTNLYGPGDNYHPYNAHVIPALIRRFDEAREANAPEVIMWGTGKPRREFLYVDDLAAATLRTLEVTNPPNVINVGSGTDQSLMEVANMIRETVGYKGKIVFDATKPDGTPRKLLDVSKILALGWKPTVGLRDGLALSYAAYTEAKRTGTLREV